Proteins from a genomic interval of Xanthomonas sp. AM6:
- a CDS encoding DUF4129 domain-containing protein: MRIERLDVVLRARSAWEAMELGSALVRRHAGAIWKPWLLFTLPLFALLNLGAWAIDQIWLAGLLLWWLKPVLDRIPLFVISRGVFGDVPRVRDTLRAQWRWGWGPMFGYLTWRRLSPARTVFLPLELLEGASAEQQRQRRRTLGGAVYGHALLLASVCWHFELMLCLACIAAILMFVPVDLLPETLRAAWALIGEENPAWADIGLNFFGWLAMTAIEPFFVGAGFGLYLNRRTELEAWDVEMALRRLRERLSGAAPLLLLALVLLGAPAAALRAQTAAPGSDGPVAADPHALPPEPATEPPHDTANAAGDGAAMGDPDKAQDDGEDEDDDAAEPVALDDVFDPDPAADARFDRAADRAYEDPLLSGKRSIGYWKKRDRDEEQKEKKPDAKKTDTGMGAALFASVGRVFAFVAEWGMWLLAGLLVLVLLLTVRHWLPWMRGSVRRRAPAAAPVAHAPVLAPEPLPDDVPTRARRLWREGQHRNALALLYRASVQTVCERANLVLPPGATEAQCLRASRRLPEETDRSLFARMVRTWQYAAYAGRLPDDDAFDALLDELQRQYGWRA; the protein is encoded by the coding sequence ATGCGGATTGAGCGCCTGGACGTGGTGCTGCGCGCGCGCTCGGCCTGGGAGGCGATGGAGCTGGGCAGCGCGCTGGTGCGCCGCCATGCCGGCGCGATCTGGAAGCCGTGGCTGCTGTTCACCCTGCCGCTGTTCGCGCTGCTCAACCTCGGCGCCTGGGCGATCGACCAGATCTGGCTGGCCGGGCTGCTGCTGTGGTGGCTCAAACCGGTGCTGGACCGGATCCCGCTGTTCGTGATCTCGCGCGGCGTGTTCGGCGACGTGCCGCGCGTGCGCGACACGCTGCGCGCGCAATGGCGCTGGGGCTGGGGCCCGATGTTCGGCTACCTGACCTGGCGCCGGCTGAGCCCGGCGCGCACCGTGTTCCTGCCGCTGGAACTGCTCGAAGGGGCCAGCGCCGAGCAGCAGCGGCAGCGCCGCCGCACCCTGGGCGGGGCGGTGTACGGACATGCGCTGCTGCTGGCCAGCGTGTGCTGGCACTTCGAGCTGATGCTGTGCCTGGCCTGCATCGCCGCGATCCTGATGTTCGTGCCGGTGGACCTGCTGCCGGAGACGCTGCGCGCGGCGTGGGCGCTGATCGGCGAGGAGAACCCGGCCTGGGCCGACATCGGCCTGAACTTCTTCGGCTGGCTGGCGATGACCGCGATCGAACCGTTCTTCGTCGGCGCCGGCTTCGGCCTGTATCTCAACCGCCGGACCGAGCTCGAGGCCTGGGACGTGGAGATGGCGCTGCGCCGGCTGCGCGAGCGGCTGAGCGGCGCCGCGCCGCTGCTCCTGCTGGCCCTGGTCCTGCTCGGCGCGCCCGCCGCCGCGCTGCGCGCGCAAACCGCGGCGCCGGGCAGCGACGGCCCGGTCGCGGCCGATCCGCATGCGCTGCCGCCCGAGCCGGCGACGGAACCGCCGCACGATACCGCCAACGCCGCGGGCGACGGCGCCGCGATGGGCGATCCGGACAAGGCGCAGGACGATGGCGAGGACGAGGACGACGATGCCGCCGAACCGGTCGCGCTCGACGACGTCTTCGATCCCGACCCCGCCGCCGACGCGCGCTTCGACCGCGCCGCCGACCGCGCCTACGAGGATCCGTTGCTGTCGGGCAAGCGCAGCATCGGCTACTGGAAGAAGCGCGACCGCGACGAGGAGCAGAAGGAAAAGAAGCCCGACGCCAAGAAGACCGACACCGGCATGGGCGCGGCCCTGTTCGCCAGCGTCGGGCGGGTGTTCGCGTTCGTCGCCGAATGGGGCATGTGGCTGCTGGCCGGCCTGCTGGTGCTGGTGCTGCTGCTGACCGTCAGGCACTGGCTGCCGTGGATGCGCGGCAGCGTGCGGCGCCGGGCGCCGGCCGCCGCGCCGGTGGCGCATGCGCCGGTGCTGGCGCCGGAGCCGCTGCCCGACGACGTGCCCACCCGCGCGCGCCGCCTGTGGCGCGAGGGCCAGCACCGCAACGCGCTGGCGCTGCTGTACCGCGCCAGCGTGCAGACCGTCTGCGAACGCGCCAACCTGGTGCTGCCGCCGGGCGCCACCGAAGCGCAATGCCTGCGCGCCTCCAGGCGCCTGCCCGAGGAGACGGACCGCAGCCTGTTCGCGCGCATGGTGCGCACCTGGCAGTACGCGGCCTACGCCGGCCGCCTGCCCGACGACGACGCGTTCGACGCGCTGCTGGACGAATTGCAGCGGCAATACGGGTGGCGCGCATGA
- a CDS encoding stage II sporulation protein M, with product MRQEQFIARHQHEWQAFESWLQTHGRKRAADAPDAAADAARLADEDVPARYRRLCQQLALARRRGYSPLVTARLQQLMQQGHTALYRPPRPRWRRAAEFLFADFPQLVRSQAGCMAAATALFVVPLVTIFVLLQFRPELIHGLMDPLQVAEVERMYDPAATAHKLGRDSGDDWQMFGHYIMNNISIGLRTFASGLLAGLGTVLVLLFNGITIGAVAGHLHQIGYGVTFWRFVAGHAPFELTAIVIAGGAGLQLGLKLLAPGRRRRIDALVEGGVIGARLCLGVAFMLLVAAFIEAFWSSIGSLPAWVKYSVSGALWTLVLVWLWRGGRGAAEAGDAD from the coding sequence ATGAGGCAGGAGCAGTTCATCGCCCGCCACCAGCACGAGTGGCAGGCCTTCGAGAGCTGGCTGCAGACGCACGGACGCAAGCGCGCCGCGGACGCGCCCGATGCCGCGGCCGACGCCGCGCGCCTGGCCGACGAGGACGTGCCGGCGCGCTATAGGCGGCTGTGCCAGCAGCTGGCGCTGGCGCGCAGGCGCGGCTACAGCCCGCTGGTCACCGCGCGCCTGCAGCAGCTGATGCAGCAGGGCCACACCGCGCTGTACCGGCCGCCGCGGCCGCGCTGGCGGCGCGCGGCCGAATTCCTGTTCGCCGATTTCCCGCAGCTGGTGCGCAGCCAGGCCGGCTGCATGGCCGCGGCCACCGCGCTGTTCGTGGTGCCGCTGGTCACCATCTTCGTGCTGCTGCAGTTCCGGCCGGAACTGATCCACGGGCTGATGGATCCGCTGCAGGTCGCGGAGGTGGAGCGGATGTACGACCCGGCCGCGACCGCGCACAAGCTCGGCCGCGACAGCGGCGACGACTGGCAGATGTTCGGCCACTACATCATGAACAACATCAGCATCGGCCTGCGCACCTTCGCCAGCGGCCTGCTGGCCGGGCTCGGCACGGTGCTGGTGCTGCTGTTCAACGGCATCACCATCGGTGCGGTGGCCGGGCACCTGCACCAGATCGGCTACGGGGTCACGTTCTGGCGCTTCGTCGCCGGGCACGCGCCGTTCGAGCTGACCGCGATCGTGATCGCCGGCGGCGCCGGCCTGCAGCTGGGCCTGAAGCTGCTGGCGCCGGGCCGGCGCCGGCGCATCGACGCGCTGGTCGAAGGCGGCGTGATCGGCGCCAGGCTGTGCCTGGGCGTGGCGTTCATGCTGCTGGTCGCGGCTTTCATCGAGGCGTTCTGGTCCTCGATCGGCTCGCTGCCGGCCTGGGTGAAGTACAGCGTGTCCGGCGCGCTGTGGACGCTGGTGCTGGTGTGGCTGTGGCGCGGCGGGCGCGGCGCGGCGGAGGCCGGCGATGCGGATTGA
- a CDS encoding RDD family protein encodes MLDTYREVITPEGVPLHLPAAGAVPRALAWLIDLAVRFGVLTLMGLLLGMLGGFGQGLYLVAMFLVFWAYPIVLEGWLGQTLGKKVLGLRVVSRDGAPAGWMAAITRNLLRTVDMLPFGYAIGLVACLFDVHARRLGDMVAGTLVIHQAPRHETALPPIASAVAPPRSLLPAEQAALIAFAERAPRLAPARQLELAALALPLTEASGQAGVLRLYAMANWLLGRR; translated from the coding sequence ATGCTCGACACCTACCGTGAAGTGATCACGCCCGAAGGCGTGCCGCTGCACCTGCCGGCCGCCGGCGCGGTGCCGCGCGCGCTGGCCTGGCTGATCGACCTGGCGGTGCGGTTCGGCGTGCTGACCCTGATGGGCCTGCTGCTCGGCATGCTCGGCGGCTTCGGCCAGGGCCTGTACCTGGTGGCGATGTTCCTGGTGTTCTGGGCCTACCCGATCGTGCTCGAAGGCTGGCTGGGGCAGACCCTGGGCAAGAAGGTGCTGGGCCTGCGCGTGGTCTCGCGCGACGGCGCCCCGGCCGGGTGGATGGCGGCGATCACCCGCAACCTGCTGCGCACCGTGGACATGCTGCCGTTCGGCTACGCCATCGGCCTGGTCGCCTGCCTGTTCGACGTGCATGCGCGGCGCCTGGGCGACATGGTCGCCGGCACCCTGGTGATCCACCAGGCGCCGCGCCACGAGACGGCATTGCCGCCGATCGCCAGCGCGGTCGCGCCGCCGCGCAGCCTGCTGCCGGCCGAGCAGGCGGCGTTGATCGCCTTCGCCGAGCGCGCGCCGCGGCTGGCCCCGGCGCGGCAGCTGGAACTGGCGGCGCTGGCGCTGCCGCTGACCGAGGCGTCCGGCCAGGCCGGGGTGCTGCGGCTGTACGCGATGGCCAACTGGCTGCTGGGGCGGCGATGA
- a CDS encoding DUF2167 domain-containing protein, whose amino-acid sequence MTKTLSLRGLLAAFLLALGAGAGPAMAEDGEDGMTAEQFVASLQFQDGHIEVPQAKVHFDLSHDFRYLGKDDARRVLESYWGNPPDDTVLGLIVPRQPALDEKGSWAVVVTYADDGYVSDEDASKIDYQDMLADMQKETREENAQRKEAGYESVDLVGWAVPPRYDAANKKLYWARELAFQGNEGHTLNYDIRVLGRHGYLSLNAIAGMDELPQVRDGMQRLLPMAEFDSGARYADHNPSTDKIASYGLATLIGGGLAAKAGLFAKLGLVLAKAWKLVALALMALVGGIGKLFSGRKRDGGTVR is encoded by the coding sequence ATGACCAAGACGCTTTCGCTGCGCGGCCTGCTGGCCGCTTTCCTGCTTGCGCTCGGCGCCGGCGCCGGACCGGCCATGGCCGAGGACGGCGAGGACGGCATGACCGCCGAGCAGTTCGTCGCCTCGCTGCAGTTCCAGGACGGCCACATCGAAGTGCCGCAGGCCAAGGTCCATTTCGACCTGAGCCACGACTTCCGCTATCTCGGCAAGGACGACGCGCGGCGGGTGCTGGAGTCGTACTGGGGCAATCCGCCCGACGACACCGTGCTGGGCCTGATCGTGCCGCGCCAGCCCGCGCTCGACGAGAAGGGCAGCTGGGCGGTGGTGGTCACCTATGCCGACGACGGCTACGTGTCCGACGAAGACGCCAGCAAGATCGACTACCAGGACATGCTCGCGGACATGCAGAAGGAGACCCGCGAGGAGAATGCGCAGCGCAAGGAAGCCGGCTACGAGAGCGTGGACCTGGTCGGCTGGGCGGTGCCGCCGCGCTACGACGCGGCCAACAAGAAGCTGTACTGGGCGCGCGAGCTGGCGTTCCAGGGCAACGAGGGCCACACCCTCAACTACGACATCCGTGTGCTCGGCCGCCACGGCTACCTGAGCCTCAACGCGATCGCCGGCATGGACGAATTGCCGCAGGTGCGCGACGGCATGCAGCGGCTGCTGCCGATGGCCGAGTTCGACAGCGGCGCGCGCTACGCCGACCACAACCCCTCCACCGACAAGATCGCCAGCTACGGCCTGGCCACCCTGATCGGCGGCGGCCTGGCGGCCAAGGCCGGGCTGTTCGCCAAGCTCGGCCTGGTGCTGGCCAAGGCCTGGAAGCTGGTGGCGCTGGCGTTGATGGCGCTGGTCGGCGGGATCGGCAAGCTGTTCTCCGGGCGCAAGCGCGACGGCGGCACGGTGCGCTGA
- a CDS encoding alpha/beta hydrolase: MQAVVIVPGIGDSGPGHWQTHWQRRNAHMRRLQPSSFAQPQLHDWLHALDRCVQDCATPPLLVAHSLGCLLVAHWAARAQRLPRGALLVAVPDPDSAAFPHAQAASFVPVPTAPLPFRSLIVASSDDPYATPPYSRRRARDWGSGLVELDGLGHLNAASGLGEWPAGAQLLAAFDAGIGHASAARA, encoded by the coding sequence ATGCAAGCGGTGGTGATCGTGCCGGGCATCGGCGACTCGGGGCCGGGGCACTGGCAAACGCATTGGCAACGGCGCAACGCGCACATGCGGCGGCTGCAGCCCAGTTCATTCGCGCAACCGCAGCTGCACGATTGGCTGCACGCGCTCGACCGTTGCGTGCAGGACTGCGCCACACCACCGCTGCTGGTCGCGCACAGCCTGGGCTGCCTGCTGGTCGCGCACTGGGCGGCGCGCGCGCAACGGTTGCCGCGCGGCGCCTTGCTGGTCGCGGTCCCCGATCCGGACAGCGCGGCGTTTCCGCATGCGCAGGCCGCCAGCTTCGTCCCGGTGCCGACGGCGCCACTGCCCTTCCGCAGCCTGATCGTGGCCAGCAGCGACGATCCGTATGCGACACCGCCCTACAGCCGCCGCCGCGCACGCGACTGGGGCAGCGGACTGGTCGAACTCGACGGCCTGGGACATCTCAATGCGGCCAGCGGCCTGGGCGAGTGGCCAGCCGGCGCGCAGCTGCTGGCCGCCTTCGACGCCGGCATCGGCCACGCGTCCGCAGCGCGCGCCTGA
- a CDS encoding Lrp/AsnC family transcriptional regulator, which produces MAAKPWQGDALDHAILEALQCDGRIALAELGRRIGLSQPAMSERVRRLEEQGVITGYAARVDPRVVGLATAAIVRLRTTHAQIGACLEQFAQMPQVLEVHRVTGEDCFVLRVLVPAPAQLEPIIDALARFGAVTTSVVLRSEAPRPIGRALLALAAE; this is translated from the coding sequence GTGGCAGCGAAACCCTGGCAGGGCGATGCCCTGGATCACGCGATTCTGGAGGCGTTGCAGTGCGACGGGCGCATCGCGTTGGCGGAGCTGGGCCGGCGCATCGGCCTGTCGCAGCCGGCGATGTCCGAGCGCGTGCGCCGGCTCGAGGAGCAGGGCGTGATCACCGGTTACGCGGCCCGGGTCGATCCGCGGGTGGTGGGCCTGGCGACCGCGGCCATCGTCCGCCTGCGCACCACGCATGCGCAGATCGGCGCGTGCCTGGAGCAGTTCGCGCAGATGCCGCAGGTGCTGGAAGTGCATCGGGTCACCGGCGAGGATTGCTTCGTGCTGCGGGTGCTGGTGCCCGCGCCGGCGCAGCTGGAACCGATCATCGATGCGTTGGCGCGGTTCGGCGCGGTGACCACCAGCGTGGTGTTGCGCAGCGAGGCGCCGCGCCCGATCGGCCGTGCCTTGCTGGCGTTGGCGGCAGAGTAG
- a CDS encoding gamma carbonic anhydrase family protein encodes MNPLRPFLDKTPQLGARVYVDPACTIIGDVVLDEDVSVWPGTVIRGDVNHVRIGARSNIQDGTIIHVSHHSPFNKGGYPTLIGADVTVGHGTIIHACTIEDLCLIGMGACILDGATVKKYGFVGAGAVVGPGKTVGERELWLGNPARLARTLSDKEVESLHYSAQHYVRLKDRYLDAAAQAPQ; translated from the coding sequence GTGAATCCCTTGCGTCCGTTCCTGGACAAGACGCCGCAGCTCGGCGCCCGCGTCTACGTGGATCCGGCCTGCACCATCATCGGCGACGTGGTGCTGGACGAGGACGTGTCGGTGTGGCCGGGCACGGTGATCCGCGGCGACGTCAACCACGTGCGCATCGGCGCGCGCAGCAACATCCAGGACGGCACCATCATCCACGTCAGCCACCACAGCCCGTTCAACAAGGGCGGCTATCCGACCCTGATCGGCGCCGACGTGACCGTGGGCCACGGCACCATCATCCATGCCTGCACCATCGAGGACCTGTGCCTGATCGGCATGGGCGCGTGCATCCTCGACGGCGCCACGGTGAAGAAATACGGCTTCGTCGGCGCCGGCGCGGTGGTCGGGCCGGGCAAGACCGTCGGCGAGCGCGAACTGTGGCTGGGCAATCCGGCGCGGCTGGCGCGCACGCTCAGCGACAAGGAGGTCGAGAGCCTGCACTACTCCGCCCAGCACTACGTGCGCCTGAAAGACCGTTACCTGGACGCGGCCGCGCAGGCGCCGCAGTAA
- a CDS encoding PA4780 family RIO1-like protein kinase: protein MKTPQGLQPLIEDGVIDSVLRPLKSGKEAAVYVVQAGDEVLCAKVYKDMAQRSFQARVQYQEGRKVRGSRQARAMGKATKFGRREQEAAWKDTEANTLYQLVDAGVHVPQPRGYFHGVLLMDLVTDADGQSAPRLGEVELEPEQARAFHAQLIGDVVKMLCLGLVHGDLSEYNVLVAADGPIVIDFPQVVSAAGNNAARDMLLRDVHNLRDCLGRFAPELNETHYGEEMWALYEKGELRPDSALTGRFVFDTRRADVRAVRDSIEDARQEAIIRQQGREAAADED from the coding sequence ATGAAAACCCCCCAGGGCCTGCAGCCGCTGATCGAGGATGGCGTCATCGACAGCGTGCTGCGCCCGCTCAAGAGTGGCAAGGAGGCCGCCGTGTACGTGGTCCAGGCCGGCGACGAGGTGCTGTGCGCCAAGGTCTACAAGGACATGGCGCAGCGCAGCTTCCAGGCGCGCGTGCAGTACCAGGAAGGGCGCAAGGTGCGCGGCAGCCGCCAGGCGCGGGCGATGGGCAAGGCCACCAAGTTCGGCCGCCGCGAGCAGGAGGCCGCGTGGAAGGACACCGAGGCCAACACCCTGTACCAGCTGGTGGACGCCGGCGTGCACGTGCCGCAGCCGCGCGGCTACTTCCACGGCGTGCTGCTGATGGACCTGGTCACCGATGCCGACGGACAGAGCGCGCCGCGGCTGGGCGAGGTGGAGCTGGAACCGGAGCAGGCGCGCGCGTTCCATGCGCAGCTGATCGGCGACGTGGTGAAGATGCTGTGCCTGGGCCTGGTGCACGGCGACCTGTCCGAATACAACGTGCTGGTCGCCGCCGATGGCCCGATCGTGATCGATTTCCCGCAGGTGGTCAGCGCCGCCGGTAACAACGCCGCGCGCGACATGCTGCTGCGCGACGTGCACAACCTGCGCGACTGCCTGGGCCGTTTCGCCCCCGAGCTCAACGAAACCCATTACGGCGAGGAGATGTGGGCGCTGTACGAGAAGGGCGAGCTGCGCCCGGACAGCGCGCTCACCGGCCGCTTCGTGTTCGACACCCGCCGCGCCGACGTGCGCGCGGTGCGCGATTCGATCGAGGACGCGCGCCAGGAAGCGATCATCCGACAGCAGGGCCGCGAGGCCGCGGCGGACGAGGACTGA
- the mnmG gene encoding tRNA uridine-5-carboxymethylaminomethyl(34) synthesis enzyme MnmG, with amino-acid sequence MSDSFYRYDVIVIGGGHAGTEAALASARAGARTLLLTHNVETVGAMSCNPAIGGIGKGHLVKEIDALGGAMAHAADLAGIQWRTLNASKGPAVRATRCQADRNLYRGAIRRLVEAQPDLTLFQAAVDGLIVAGERVCGVVTQTGLRFEAAAVVLTAGTFLAGKIHIGQTQYAGGRAGDPPATALAQALRDGRFGVDRLKTGTPPRIDGRSLDYAAMEEQPGDAPLPVMSFMGEIAQHPRQVSCWITHTTERTHDIIRGALDRSPLYTGQIEGIGPRYCPSIEDKVVRFAEKASHQIFVEPEGLDVAEIYPNGISTSLPFDVQLELVRSIRGFERAHITRPGYAIEYDFFDPRGLKASLETKAMPGLFFAGQINGTTGYEEAAAQGLIAGLNAARQVRGLEPWSPRRDQAYIGVLIDDLITHGTTEPYRMFTSRAEYRLQLREDNADARLTGIGRELGLVGEARWARFQAKQEAVARENERLRALWATPGNALGREVAATLGVAVSRETTVLDLIKRPELDYAALMRVPSLGPGVDDAQVAEQVEIGIKYAGYLDRQREEIARQQRHEDTPIPEAFDYAQVRGLSAEVQQKLQRVRPQSVGQAQRIPGMTPAAISLLLVHLERARRSRVA; translated from the coding sequence ATGAGCGATTCCTTCTACCGCTACGACGTCATCGTGATCGGCGGCGGCCATGCCGGCACCGAGGCGGCGCTGGCGTCCGCGCGCGCCGGCGCGCGCACCCTGCTGCTGACTCACAACGTGGAGACGGTCGGCGCGATGAGCTGCAACCCGGCCATCGGCGGCATCGGCAAGGGCCACCTGGTCAAGGAGATCGACGCGCTGGGCGGGGCGATGGCGCATGCCGCCGACCTGGCCGGGATCCAGTGGCGCACGCTCAATGCTTCCAAGGGCCCGGCGGTGCGCGCCACCCGCTGCCAGGCCGATCGCAACCTGTACCGCGGCGCGATCCGGCGCCTGGTCGAGGCGCAGCCGGACCTGACCCTGTTCCAGGCCGCGGTCGACGGGCTGATCGTGGCCGGCGAGCGCGTGTGCGGCGTGGTCACCCAGACCGGCCTGCGCTTCGAGGCGGCGGCGGTGGTGCTGACCGCCGGCACCTTCCTGGCCGGCAAGATCCACATCGGCCAGACCCAGTACGCCGGCGGCCGCGCCGGCGACCCGCCGGCCACCGCGCTGGCGCAGGCGCTGCGCGACGGCCGTTTCGGCGTGGACCGGCTCAAGACCGGCACCCCGCCGCGCATCGACGGGCGCAGCCTGGACTATGCGGCGATGGAGGAGCAGCCCGGCGACGCTCCGCTGCCGGTGATGTCGTTCATGGGCGAGATCGCCCAGCATCCGCGCCAGGTCTCGTGCTGGATCACCCATACCACCGAGCGCACCCATGACATCATCCGCGGCGCGCTGGACCGCTCGCCGCTGTACACCGGGCAGATCGAGGGCATCGGCCCGCGCTACTGCCCATCGATCGAGGACAAGGTGGTGCGCTTCGCCGAGAAGGCCAGCCACCAGATCTTCGTCGAGCCCGAAGGCCTGGACGTGGCCGAGATCTACCCCAACGGCATCTCCACCTCGCTGCCGTTCGACGTGCAGCTGGAGCTGGTGCGCTCGATCCGCGGCTTCGAGCGCGCCCACATCACCCGTCCCGGCTATGCGATCGAATACGACTTCTTCGACCCGCGCGGGCTGAAGGCCTCGCTGGAGACCAAGGCGATGCCCGGGCTGTTCTTCGCCGGCCAGATCAATGGCACCACCGGCTACGAGGAGGCCGCCGCGCAGGGCCTGATCGCCGGGCTCAACGCCGCGCGCCAGGTGCGCGGGCTGGAGCCGTGGTCGCCGCGCCGCGACCAGGCCTACATCGGCGTGCTGATCGACGACCTGATCACCCACGGCACCACCGAGCCGTACCGCATGTTCACCAGCCGCGCCGAATACCGGCTGCAGCTGCGCGAGGACAACGCCGACGCGCGCCTGACCGGCATCGGCCGCGAGCTGGGCCTGGTCGGCGAGGCGCGCTGGGCGCGCTTCCAGGCCAAGCAGGAGGCGGTGGCGCGCGAGAACGAACGGCTGCGCGCGCTGTGGGCCACGCCGGGCAACGCGCTGGGCCGCGAGGTCGCCGCCACGCTGGGCGTGGCGGTCAGCCGCGAGACCACCGTGCTGGACCTGATCAAGCGCCCGGAGCTGGACTACGCCGCGCTGATGCGGGTGCCGTCGCTGGGACCGGGCGTGGACGACGCGCAGGTCGCCGAGCAGGTCGAGATCGGCATCAAGTACGCCGGCTACCTGGACCGCCAGCGCGAGGAGATCGCGCGCCAGCAGCGCCACGAGGACACGCCGATTCCCGAGGCGTTCGACTACGCGCAGGTGCGCGGGCTGTCGGCCGAGGTGCAGCAGAAGCTGCAGCGCGTGCGCCCGCAGAGCGTGGGCCAGGCGCAGCGCATCCCCGGCATGACCCCGGCGGCGATCTCGCTGCTGCTGGTGCACCTGGAGCGCGCGCGGCGCAGCCGGGTGGCGTGA
- a CDS encoding pyridoxal-phosphate dependent enzyme: MVSSSLPVFADVTAAAARLAPHAQVTPVLRSQALDALTGATLFFKAEHLQRGGAFKFRGACNAVWALDEAQAARGVVTHSSGNHGAALAQAARTRGIGCHVVVPEGAVAAKLANIARHGATLWRCGASIAAREAMCAQVQQQTGATLVHPYADPAVIAGQGTAALELLGASGPLDLLVVPVGGGGLAAGSRLALTALAPQARLLLAEPAGAADTARSLAAGERRLDFVPDTLCDGLRGTLGAPNFALLHGQAEAIVVEDAATVAAMRLLWQVLKQVVEPSSAIALAAVLAQPARFAGRRVGVILSGGNVDLDALPWGTA; encoded by the coding sequence ATGGTCTCATCTTCACTGCCCGTTTTCGCCGATGTGACGGCCGCCGCCGCGCGTCTGGCCCCGCATGCCCAGGTGACCCCGGTCCTGCGCTCGCAGGCGCTGGATGCGTTGACCGGCGCGACCCTGTTCTTCAAGGCCGAACACCTGCAGCGCGGCGGCGCGTTCAAGTTCCGCGGCGCCTGCAATGCGGTCTGGGCGCTGGACGAAGCGCAGGCCGCGCGCGGCGTGGTCACCCATTCCTCCGGCAATCACGGCGCAGCGCTGGCGCAGGCCGCGCGCACCCGCGGCATCGGCTGCCACGTGGTCGTGCCGGAGGGCGCGGTGGCGGCCAAGCTGGCCAACATCGCCCGGCATGGCGCCACCCTGTGGCGGTGCGGGGCCAGCATCGCCGCGCGCGAGGCGATGTGCGCCCAGGTGCAGCAGCAGACCGGCGCGACCCTGGTGCATCCCTACGCCGACCCGGCGGTGATCGCCGGCCAGGGCACCGCGGCGCTGGAGCTGCTCGGCGCCAGCGGCCCGCTGGACCTGCTGGTGGTGCCGGTCGGCGGCGGCGGCCTGGCGGCCGGCAGCCGCCTGGCGTTGACGGCGCTGGCACCGCAGGCGCGGCTGCTGCTGGCCGAGCCGGCCGGCGCCGCCGACACCGCGCGTTCGCTGGCGGCCGGCGAACGCCGCCTGGACTTCGTTCCCGACACCCTGTGCGACGGCCTGCGCGGCACCCTGGGCGCGCCCAATTTCGCGCTGCTGCACGGCCAGGCCGAGGCGATCGTGGTCGAAGATGCCGCCACCGTGGCGGCGATGCGGCTGCTGTGGCAGGTGCTCAAGCAGGTGGTGGAGCCGTCCTCGGCGATCGCGCTGGCGGCGGTGCTGGCGCAGCCGGCGCGCTTCGCCGGGCGCCGGGTCGGGGTGATCCTGTCCGGGGGCAACGTCGACCTGGACGCCCTGCCGTGGGGGACGGCGTGA
- a CDS encoding YdcF family protein — MGDGVTPRRRRGWLGWLGRLGAVLALWLLGVAIYIVWVGDRDQAAPADAIIVLGAAAYDAKPSPVFEERIRHGLDLYQRGYAPTLIFTGGFGGNGARFAESQVARRYALRHDVPADAILIETVSRTTRQNLIQARQLMRAHGLHRAIVVSDPLHMARALRLCRELQIDALASSTPSTRFRSFQTRWRFLLQEVYFFHRDLVAPGA, encoded by the coding sequence GTGGGGGACGGCGTGACGCCGCGGCGACGCCGCGGCTGGCTGGGCTGGCTCGGCCGGCTGGGCGCGGTACTGGCGCTGTGGCTGCTGGGCGTGGCGATCTACATCGTCTGGGTCGGCGACCGCGACCAGGCGGCCCCGGCCGACGCGATCATCGTGCTCGGCGCGGCCGCCTACGACGCCAAGCCCTCGCCGGTGTTCGAGGAGCGCATCCGCCACGGCCTGGACCTGTACCAGCGCGGCTACGCGCCGACCCTGATCTTCACCGGCGGTTTCGGCGGCAACGGTGCGCGCTTCGCCGAATCGCAGGTGGCGCGCCGCTACGCGCTGCGCCACGACGTGCCGGCCGACGCGATCCTGATCGAGACCGTCTCGCGCACCACCCGCCAGAACCTGATCCAGGCGCGGCAGCTGATGCGCGCCCACGGCCTGCACCGGGCGATCGTCGTGAGCGATCCGCTGCACATGGCGCGCGCGCTGCGCCTGTGCCGGGAGCTGCAGATCGACGCGCTGGCGTCCTCGACCCCGAGCACCCGCTTCCGCAGCTTCCAGACCCGCTGGCGCTTCCTGCTGCAGGAGGTCTACTTCTTCCATCGCGACCTGGTGGCGCCGGGCGCCTGA